One stretch of Janibacter limosus DNA includes these proteins:
- a CDS encoding phosphotransferase family protein, which yields MIEGVDTAAMTAWVSPRVDVELPLAYERVGLGQSNLTYLVTDAKGARLVLRRPPMGELLASAHDVAREHRILSALQGSDVPLPVVHGLCEDPAVADRPVLVVSFVDGLVLDERGDAEGLPPAARHAVGLSLVDTLARIHAVELDRVGLDDLASHKPYAARQLKRWAGQWELSRTRDLGELDRLTGRLHEREPGAGEVTLVHGDCHLRNVIIDPDDAQVRAILDWELATLGDPLADLGTALAYWPQAGDPPTMRFDASTVAGFATRTELVEHYAEVSGRDVSAVPFWHGLGLWKLAIILEGVRRRQLDDPRNLTAMGSIPPDAVDQLVAAAHVVLDEAV from the coding sequence GTGATCGAGGGCGTCGACACGGCCGCGATGACGGCGTGGGTCAGCCCGCGGGTCGACGTCGAGCTACCGCTGGCCTACGAGCGGGTGGGGTTGGGCCAGTCCAACCTCACCTACCTCGTCACCGACGCGAAGGGGGCCCGCCTGGTCCTGCGGCGCCCCCCGATGGGCGAGCTGCTCGCCTCGGCCCACGACGTGGCCCGGGAGCACCGGATACTCTCCGCGCTGCAGGGGAGCGACGTCCCCCTTCCCGTCGTGCACGGGCTGTGCGAGGACCCGGCGGTCGCCGACCGGCCAGTGCTCGTCGTCTCCTTCGTCGACGGGCTCGTCCTCGACGAGCGCGGCGACGCGGAGGGCCTGCCGCCGGCCGCCCGGCATGCGGTCGGCCTCTCCCTCGTCGACACCCTCGCCCGGATCCACGCGGTCGAGCTGGACCGGGTGGGGCTCGACGACCTCGCGAGCCACAAGCCCTACGCCGCCCGGCAGCTCAAGCGGTGGGCGGGGCAGTGGGAGCTGTCGCGCACGCGCGACCTCGGCGAGCTCGACCGGCTCACCGGGCGGCTGCACGAGCGCGAGCCCGGGGCGGGCGAGGTCACCCTCGTCCACGGGGACTGCCACCTGCGCAATGTCATCATCGACCCCGACGACGCGCAGGTGCGGGCGATCCTCGACTGGGAGCTGGCCACGCTCGGCGACCCGCTCGCCGACCTCGGGACCGCGCTCGCCTACTGGCCCCAGGCCGGGGACCCGCCGACGATGCGCTTCGACGCCTCCACGGTGGCGGGCTTCGCCACCCGGACCGAGCTGGTCGAGCACTACGCCGAGGTGTCCGGCAGGGACGTCTCCGCCGTCCCCTTCTGGCACGGGCTGGGGCTGTGGAAGCTCGCGATCATCCTCGAGGGCGTCCGCCGCCGTCAGCTCGACGACCCGCGCAACCTCACCGCCATGGGGTCGATCCCGCCCGACGCGGTCGACCAGCTCGTGGCCGCGGCGCACGTGGTGCTGGACGAAGCGGTTTAG
- a CDS encoding acyl-CoA dehydrogenase family protein, producing the protein MFELSERGQDYRDRLLTFMDEHVYPAESVYREQMRASGNPNHHPQVLEDLKAEARSQGLWNLFHPHPEWGPGLTNLEYAHLAEITGRSIEIAPEAINCNAPDTGNMEVLTLFGTDEHKEKYLKPLLAGEMASAFAMTEPAVASSDATNVETRMERDGDEYVINGRKWWTSNALHQNCKVLIVMGKTDPDAPTHRQQSMMVVPIDAPGVTVERGLPVFGYMDREGHAEVSFTDVRVPVDALLAGEGDGFMISQARLGPGRIHHCMRAIGVAERALDLMIDRAQSRVTFGEPVANRSNIMDWVAEARIEIEMVRLLTLKTAHMMDTVGNKVARTEIAAIKVAAPQMALKIIDRAIQVHGGGGVSDDFPLAMWYAHMRTLRLADGPDEVHKMTIARREYRRRSPEWGKK; encoded by the coding sequence ATGTTCGAACTCAGTGAACGCGGCCAGGACTACCGCGACCGCCTGCTCACCTTCATGGACGAGCACGTCTACCCCGCGGAGAGCGTCTACCGCGAGCAGATGCGTGCCTCCGGCAACCCCAACCACCACCCGCAGGTCCTCGAGGACCTCAAGGCCGAGGCGCGCAGTCAGGGCCTGTGGAACCTCTTCCACCCGCACCCCGAGTGGGGGCCGGGGCTGACCAACCTCGAGTACGCCCACCTCGCGGAGATCACCGGGCGGAGCATCGAGATCGCCCCCGAGGCGATCAACTGCAATGCCCCGGACACCGGCAACATGGAGGTGCTCACCCTCTTCGGCACCGACGAGCACAAGGAGAAGTACCTGAAGCCGCTGCTCGCGGGCGAGATGGCCTCGGCCTTCGCCATGACCGAGCCGGCGGTCGCCAGCTCCGACGCGACCAATGTCGAGACGCGCATGGAGCGTGACGGCGACGAGTACGTCATCAACGGCCGCAAGTGGTGGACCTCCAACGCGCTGCACCAGAACTGCAAGGTCCTCATCGTCATGGGCAAGACCGACCCCGACGCCCCGACCCATCGCCAGCAGTCGATGATGGTCGTGCCGATCGACGCCCCGGGCGTCACGGTCGAGCGCGGCCTGCCGGTCTTCGGCTACATGGACCGCGAGGGCCACGCCGAGGTCAGCTTCACCGACGTGCGGGTGCCCGTCGACGCGCTCCTGGCCGGGGAGGGTGACGGCTTCATGATCAGCCAGGCCCGCCTCGGGCCGGGCCGCATCCACCACTGCATGCGCGCCATCGGTGTCGCCGAGCGTGCGCTCGACCTGATGATCGACCGGGCGCAGTCCCGGGTGACCTTCGGCGAGCCGGTGGCCAACCGGTCCAACATCATGGACTGGGTCGCCGAGGCCCGCATCGAGATCGAGATGGTGCGCCTGCTGACCCTCAAGACCGCGCACATGATGGACACCGTGGGCAACAAGGTCGCGCGCACCGAGATCGCGGCGATCAAGGTCGCCGCCCCGCAGATGGCGCTGAAGATCATCGACCGGGCCATCCAGGTGCACGGCGGCGGTGGCGTGAGCGACGACTTCCCGCTGGCCATGTGGTACGCCCACATGCGCACCCTCCGTCTGGCCGACGGCCCCGACGAGGTGCACAAGATGACGATCGCGCGGCGGGAGTACCGCCGTCGCAGCCCGGAGTGGGGCAAGAAGTGA
- a CDS encoding HAD family hydrolase — translation MTTTSPDSPQADAGPASALLIDFGGVLTAPISAAFGALGADAGLAPDEALRVLATHEGARAALSEHETGRLDDEGFEDAFAAALVEAGGIVEPRGLLAALATHMDLDEPMIELVRQARAAGVPVALVSNSLGRDCYARVDLDELFDVTVISAQVGVRKPSREIYRIACERLGVDPTECVLVDDLEHNLVGAARLGIRGVLHRTADETVPRIREVLSLPAPTPTAR, via the coding sequence ATGACGACGACGTCACCCGACTCGCCCCAGGCCGACGCCGGCCCCGCGTCGGCCCTGCTGATCGACTTCGGGGGAGTGCTCACGGCCCCGATCAGCGCCGCCTTCGGGGCGCTCGGCGCCGACGCCGGCCTCGCTCCTGACGAGGCCCTGCGGGTCCTCGCCACCCACGAGGGGGCCCGCGCGGCGCTGTCCGAGCACGAGACCGGACGGCTCGACGACGAGGGCTTCGAGGATGCCTTCGCCGCCGCCCTCGTCGAGGCGGGCGGCATCGTCGAGCCCCGTGGCCTGCTCGCTGCCCTGGCCACCCACATGGACCTGGACGAGCCGATGATCGAGCTGGTCCGTCAGGCCCGGGCCGCCGGTGTCCCCGTCGCGCTCGTCTCCAACTCGCTGGGCCGCGACTGCTACGCCCGCGTCGACCTCGACGAGCTCTTCGACGTCACGGTCATCTCCGCGCAGGTCGGCGTGCGCAAGCCCTCCCGCGAGATCTACCGGATCGCCTGCGAGCGACTGGGCGTCGACCCGACCGAGTGCGTGCTCGTCGACGACCTCGAGCACAACCTCGTCGGCGCCGCGCGCCTCGGCATCCGCGGCGTGCTGCACCGCACCGCCGACGAGACCGTGCCCCGCATCCGCGAGGTGCTCTCCCTTCCTGCCCCGACGCCGACCGCGCGTTGA
- a CDS encoding MFS transporter, with translation MTGLGSAAVAVALPALADDLDLTTGRAALVVSCYSLALAVGSAVFGRLGDLFGIRLPLLIGISVMVTAACAGALVDSLPALIATRTLQGLGAAAVPALTLAAIQALFAGDGRARAMATYSGVGATVNALGPVVGALLVDPFGWRPVVAIPLATLAAIPLVWRDLPTRRQTGATLDPVGALLVGGAAIGAVLSLQAATLGGATAIAGLVLLVVTAPAAVLRSRRRPHGVVPASLVRDKAARRSLLTAASLPSAWFGILVAVPVVLTESGWSGTGVGMLLLPCAALGVIAPRVTGPALIALGAARSQLIATTGTAAAVALAALGAARVDAAMLVVASLILMMSFGLGQPAMTALVADSVPAHTRGGALGLLTLVFLLGGSMGAAAVGGLGEVIGLPRALLVVAVLPATAALAFLRPLPAPHPQPQEIP, from the coding sequence GTGACCGGGCTCGGGAGCGCGGCCGTCGCCGTCGCCCTCCCCGCCCTCGCGGACGACCTCGACCTGACCACCGGTCGCGCGGCCCTGGTCGTCAGCTGCTACTCCCTCGCACTCGCCGTGGGCAGCGCGGTCTTCGGGCGGCTGGGTGACCTCTTCGGCATCCGGCTGCCGCTGCTCATCGGGATCTCGGTCATGGTGACCGCCGCCTGCGCAGGAGCCCTCGTCGACTCCCTTCCCGCCCTCATCGCCACGCGCACGCTGCAGGGTCTCGGGGCCGCGGCCGTGCCGGCCCTCACCCTCGCCGCGATCCAGGCCCTCTTCGCCGGGGACGGCCGCGCGCGGGCCATGGCCACGTACTCGGGGGTGGGCGCGACGGTCAACGCGCTGGGTCCCGTCGTCGGAGCCCTGCTCGTCGACCCCTTCGGCTGGCGTCCGGTGGTGGCGATCCCGCTGGCCACGCTGGCGGCGATCCCGCTCGTCTGGCGCGACCTGCCGACCCGACGCCAGACCGGCGCGACCCTCGACCCCGTCGGCGCCCTGCTCGTGGGCGGAGCGGCGATCGGTGCCGTCCTCTCGTTGCAGGCCGCCACGCTGGGCGGGGCCACCGCCATCGCCGGGCTCGTCCTGCTCGTGGTGACCGCCCCGGCGGCGGTCCTGCGGTCGCGCCGGCGACCGCACGGCGTCGTCCCCGCGTCACTCGTGCGGGACAAGGCCGCCCGTCGCAGCCTGCTCACCGCCGCGAGCCTGCCGTCGGCCTGGTTCGGGATCCTCGTCGCCGTCCCGGTCGTCCTCACCGAGAGCGGCTGGTCCGGCACCGGGGTCGGGATGCTCCTCCTGCCCTGCGCGGCGCTCGGGGTCATCGCCCCCCGCGTCACCGGGCCCGCCCTCATCGCCCTCGGCGCTGCCCGCAGCCAGCTCATCGCGACGACCGGCACGGCAGCCGCGGTCGCGCTCGCGGCGCTCGGCGCGGCCCGGGTCGACGCGGCCATGCTCGTCGTGGCGAGTCTGATCCTCATGATGTCCTTCGGCCTCGGCCAGCCGGCCATGACGGCGCTCGTCGCCGACTCCGTCCCGGCGCACACCCGCGGCGGCGCCCTCGGCCTGCTCACCCTCGTCTTCCTCCTCGGCGGCAGCATGGGAGCAGCAGCGGTCGGCGGGCTCGGCGAGGTCATCGGCCTGCCGCGGGCCCTCCTCGTCGTCGCGGTCCTCCCGGCGACCGCCGCGCTCGCCTTCCTCCGCCCCCTTCCCGCTCCCCATCCCCAACCCCAGGAGATCCCGTGA
- a CDS encoding enoyl-CoA hydratase-related protein codes for MTDTDHVLYDLSDGIATITLNRPDRRNAMSVPMIERLGELLAQTDEDPDVRVLVLTGAGRAFCSGGDVQQFDADGGEGGGATEVDPAGVADQLRHQELTVGRLHAFTKPTIAALPGAAAGAGLGLALATDLRIGTPRTVVATAFAAVALSGDFGVAWLLDRLVGPARARELMLLGPRLDGQACLDLGLLSRLVPEDELVDGTRAVAAQLAAGPALALASIKHNLREAPHQTLSESMAAEVPRHKACGLTADHVEAARAFVEKRPPVFAR; via the coding sequence GTGACCGACACCGACCACGTCCTCTACGACCTCAGCGACGGCATCGCGACCATCACCCTCAACCGGCCCGACCGGCGCAACGCGATGTCGGTCCCGATGATCGAGCGGCTCGGCGAGCTGCTCGCCCAGACCGACGAGGACCCCGACGTGCGGGTCCTCGTCCTCACCGGCGCCGGGCGCGCCTTCTGCTCCGGCGGCGACGTCCAGCAGTTCGACGCCGACGGCGGCGAAGGGGGTGGTGCCACCGAGGTCGACCCCGCTGGCGTCGCCGACCAGCTGCGTCACCAGGAGCTGACGGTGGGCCGCCTGCACGCCTTCACCAAGCCGACGATCGCGGCGCTCCCCGGCGCCGCCGCCGGCGCCGGTCTGGGCCTCGCCCTCGCGACCGACCTGCGCATCGGCACGCCGCGCACCGTCGTCGCCACGGCCTTCGCCGCAGTCGCCCTGTCCGGGGACTTCGGGGTGGCGTGGCTGCTCGACCGGCTCGTCGGGCCGGCGCGCGCCCGTGAGCTGATGCTGCTGGGCCCCCGCCTCGACGGGCAGGCCTGCCTCGACCTCGGTCTGCTCAGCCGCCTCGTGCCCGAGGACGAGCTCGTGGACGGCACCCGCGCGGTGGCGGCCCAGCTCGCCGCGGGTCCCGCCCTCGCCCTGGCGAGCATCAAGCACAACCTGCGCGAGGCGCCCCACCAGACGCTGTCCGAGTCGATGGCCGCCGAGGTGCCCCGGCACAAGGCGTGCGGCCTCACGGCAGACCACGTCGAGGCCGCGCGCGCCTTCGTCGAGAAGCGGCCGCCGGTCTTCGCCCGCTGA
- a CDS encoding dienelactone hydrolase family protein, which translates to MAHVLLFPSVLGVRQGITDLADALTDAGHDVTTLDPFDGETFDDYPSGMAATKAIGDEALQARALAAAQGVDAPFVAIGFSVGAATAEWVAAQLPEAARGVVMVGGGIPMRFIEATWPSGVPGQVHVTSEDPFHEEDKQFDPMVDEYLQDDVEQAGGEYTFVEYQGSGHSFTDPSLRAEYQPAEAQIFTRRMLEFVAAVG; encoded by the coding sequence ATGGCTCACGTACTGCTCTTCCCCTCCGTCCTCGGTGTCCGTCAGGGCATCACCGACCTCGCCGACGCCCTGACCGACGCCGGCCACGACGTCACCACGCTCGACCCCTTCGACGGCGAGACCTTCGACGACTACCCGAGCGGCATGGCCGCCACCAAGGCGATCGGCGACGAGGCGCTGCAGGCCCGGGCGCTGGCCGCGGCGCAGGGGGTCGACGCCCCCTTCGTCGCCATCGGCTTCTCCGTCGGTGCGGCCACGGCCGAGTGGGTCGCCGCACAGCTGCCCGAGGCCGCGCGTGGGGTCGTCATGGTCGGTGGCGGCATCCCGATGCGCTTCATCGAGGCGACCTGGCCGTCCGGCGTGCCCGGGCAGGTCCATGTCACCTCCGAGGACCCCTTCCACGAGGAGGACAAGCAGTTCGACCCGATGGTCGACGAGTACCTCCAGGACGACGTCGAGCAGGCCGGCGGCGAGTACACCTTCGTCGAGTACCAGGGCAGCGGGCACAGCTTCACCGACCCGAGCCTGCGGGCCGAGTACCAGCCCGCAGAGGCGCAGATCTTCACCCGGCGCATGCTCGAGTTCGTCGCAGCAGTGGGCTGA
- a CDS encoding phosphotriesterase family protein, which produces MVAVPTVTGSVDSADLGRVLAHEHIFVLGEEYRQNFQADWDEDAKVAEAVAELAALPGLGIDTILDPTVLGLGRYLPRVQRVAAQVDLNIVVATGVYTYNEIPFQFHYTGPGLLFDVPEPLTELFLKDLTEGIADTGVRAGFLKCAIEEQGLTPGVERVMRAVGAASAQSGAPITVHTNPHTGSGLVAQKVLAEEGADLTKVVIGHSGDTTDVDYLCAVADAGSLLGMDRFGLDVLLPFEDRVATVLELLRRGYAERMVLAHDASCFIDWFDPEAKRQVVPRWNYRHISEDVLPALLEGGATQDDIDTMLVHNPRTYFER; this is translated from the coding sequence GTGGTGGCTGTACCGACCGTGACCGGGAGTGTCGACTCCGCCGACCTGGGGCGCGTGCTCGCCCACGAGCACATCTTCGTCCTGGGGGAGGAGTACCGGCAGAACTTCCAGGCCGACTGGGACGAGGACGCCAAGGTCGCCGAGGCGGTCGCCGAGCTCGCGGCCCTGCCGGGCCTGGGCATCGACACGATCCTCGACCCGACGGTCCTCGGCCTGGGTCGATACCTCCCGCGGGTGCAGCGCGTCGCCGCGCAGGTCGACCTCAACATCGTCGTCGCGACCGGGGTGTACACGTACAACGAGATCCCCTTCCAGTTCCACTACACCGGCCCCGGCCTGCTCTTCGACGTGCCCGAGCCGCTCACCGAGCTCTTCCTCAAGGACCTCACCGAGGGCATCGCCGACACCGGCGTCCGCGCGGGCTTCCTCAAGTGCGCCATCGAGGAGCAGGGCCTGACCCCCGGGGTCGAGCGGGTGATGCGCGCCGTCGGTGCGGCCAGCGCGCAGAGCGGTGCGCCGATCACGGTGCACACCAACCCGCACACCGGCTCCGGGCTGGTCGCGCAGAAGGTCCTCGCCGAGGAGGGCGCCGACCTGACCAAGGTCGTCATCGGGCACTCCGGCGACACGACCGACGTCGACTACCTGTGCGCGGTCGCCGACGCCGGGTCCCTGCTCGGCATGGACCGATTCGGCCTCGACGTGCTCCTGCCCTTCGAGGACCGGGTCGCGACCGTCCTGGAGCTGCTGCGTCGCGGGTACGCGGAGCGCATGGTGCTCGCCCACGACGCCTCGTGCTTCATCGACTGGTTCGACCCCGAGGCCAAGCGGCAGGTCGTGCCGCGGTGGAACTACCGGCACATCAGCGAGGACGTCCTGCCCGCGCTGCTCGAGGGCGGCGCCACGCAGGACGACATCGACACCATGCTGGTGCACAACCCGCGCACCTATTTCGAGCGGTAG
- a CDS encoding MFS transporter, with protein sequence MTSSPSRSDRLGALPYTRRHTRLLVGSGAGWALDAMDVGLISFVIVVLAQQWGLTTSERSWIVTIGFIGMAVGATLGGRLADRFGRRTVFAATLVVYGLATGASALVGGLALFLVLRFFVGLGLGAELPVASTLVSELSPTRIRGRLVVVLESFWALGWILAAVIGFYVVPRGEDGWRWGLALGLVPAVYAIVVRLGLPESAVWLERRGRYDEAEQVVRGFEESAGRAPASPMAKGEPAAVAGTRAMVTAPGATATAPGPTARPGLWSAALRRRTLGIWLVWFGVNFAYYGAFLWIPSLLVARGHDVTTSFGYTLIITLAQLPGYALAAVLVEVWGRRSTLAVFLIGSAIAAWFFGQSDSPTSIIVAGSALSFCNLGAWGALYAITPEIYPTTVRGSGAGAAAGFGRLASIAAPLTVPVLLERGGADGDVVVFSLFAVAFVVAAAAAFLLPETRGRELPD encoded by the coding sequence ATGACCAGCAGCCCCTCACGCTCGGACCGCCTCGGCGCGCTGCCCTACACCCGCAGGCACACCAGGCTCCTCGTCGGGTCGGGCGCCGGGTGGGCGCTCGACGCCATGGACGTCGGGCTCATCTCCTTCGTCATCGTCGTCCTGGCGCAGCAGTGGGGGCTGACCACGAGCGAGCGGTCGTGGATCGTCACCATCGGCTTCATCGGCATGGCCGTCGGCGCGACGCTCGGTGGCCGGCTGGCCGACCGCTTCGGTCGCCGGACGGTCTTCGCGGCGACCTTGGTCGTCTACGGTCTCGCCACCGGTGCATCGGCCCTCGTGGGCGGGCTGGCGCTCTTCCTCGTCCTGCGCTTCTTCGTGGGGCTGGGGCTCGGTGCCGAGCTGCCGGTTGCCTCGACGCTCGTCAGCGAGCTGTCCCCGACGCGCATCCGCGGTCGCCTGGTCGTCGTGCTCGAGTCCTTCTGGGCACTGGGCTGGATCCTCGCCGCCGTCATCGGCTTCTACGTCGTCCCGCGTGGCGAGGACGGCTGGCGCTGGGGTCTGGCCCTCGGGCTCGTGCCGGCGGTCTACGCGATCGTCGTCCGGCTCGGTCTGCCCGAGTCCGCGGTCTGGCTCGAGCGGCGTGGGCGGTACGACGAGGCGGAGCAGGTGGTGCGCGGCTTCGAGGAGTCGGCCGGCCGGGCGCCCGCTTCCCCGATGGCGAAGGGGGAGCCCGCTGCGGTCGCAGGGACGCGCGCGATGGTCACGGCCCCGGGCGCGACGGCCACGGCCCCGGGCCCGACGGCCAGGCCGGGACTGTGGTCCGCGGCCCTTCGCCGGCGCACCCTGGGCATCTGGCTGGTGTGGTTCGGGGTCAACTTCGCCTACTACGGCGCCTTCTTGTGGATCCCGTCGCTGCTGGTGGCCCGCGGCCACGACGTCACCACGTCCTTCGGCTACACGCTGATCATCACGCTGGCGCAGCTGCCCGGGTACGCACTGGCCGCAGTCCTCGTCGAGGTGTGGGGCCGACGCTCCACGCTCGCGGTCTTCCTCATCGGCTCGGCGATCGCGGCGTGGTTCTTCGGGCAGTCGGACTCACCGACGTCGATCATCGTCGCGGGCAGCGCGCTGTCCTTCTGCAACCTCGGCGCCTGGGGTGCGCTCTACGCGATCACGCCGGAGATCTACCCGACGACCGTGCGCGGGTCCGGGGCCGGTGCGGCCGCAGGCTTCGGCCGGCTGGCCTCGATCGCCGCGCCGCTCACCGTCCCCGTGCTGCTCGAGCGAGGCGGCGCCGACGGCGATGTCGTCGTCTTCTCCCTCTTCGCCGTGGCCTTCGTCGTGGCTGCGGCGGCCGCCTTCCTCCTGCCCGAGACACGGGGTCGCGAGCTGCCCGACTGA
- a CDS encoding methylated-DNA--[protein]-cysteine S-methyltransferase → MTTETADLTRLRAGLAARADDAGLLDIAYRVVDSPLGALLLAATEQGVLRVAFASEGHDAVLTDLADRVSPRVLAAPRRLDEAARELDEYFAGRLREITVPIDLRLLTGYRREVVTALPRVAYGHTASYAQLAALTGRPRAVRAVGSACAHNPVPLLLPCHRIVRSDGGAGDYLGGPDAKRALLRLEGAGAGRTVGP, encoded by the coding sequence ATGACCACAGAGACCGCTGACCTCACCCGACTGCGCGCCGGGCTGGCTGCCCGCGCCGACGACGCCGGGCTGCTGGACATCGCCTACCGGGTCGTCGACTCGCCGCTGGGTGCGCTGCTGCTGGCCGCGACCGAGCAGGGCGTCCTGCGGGTCGCCTTCGCCAGCGAGGGGCACGACGCGGTCCTGACCGACCTCGCCGACCGGGTCAGCCCCCGGGTCCTGGCGGCGCCGCGCCGGCTCGACGAGGCCGCCCGTGAGCTCGACGAGTACTTCGCCGGGCGCCTGCGGGAGATCACGGTCCCGATCGACCTGCGTCTGCTCACCGGATACCGGCGGGAGGTCGTCACCGCCCTGCCTCGGGTCGCCTACGGGCACACCGCGTCCTATGCCCAGCTGGCGGCCCTCACCGGCCGGCCCCGGGCGGTACGGGCCGTCGGCAGCGCCTGCGCCCACAACCCCGTGCCCCTGCTGCTGCCCTGCCACCGGATCGTCCGCAGCGACGGTGGAGCGGGGGACTACCTCGGCGGGCCCGACGCCAAGCGGGCCCTGCTGCGGCTCGAGGGCGCCGGGGCGGGACGTACGGTCGGCCCATGA
- a CDS encoding RNA polymerase sigma factor yields MPSSERPRVGLPPFEQVVQEHGPRVLALCRARVDPADVDDAWSETFLAALSAWPDLSTDLDVTAWLTTVARRKCIDIHRSRARRRTDPVAEVPEVVAADAETDDEGVWRHVAGLPDKQRQVITYRYLGGLSYARIVGLVGGTEAAARRAASDGLKSLREKEIR; encoded by the coding sequence GTGCCCTCTTCTGAGCGGCCCCGGGTGGGCCTGCCTCCCTTCGAGCAGGTGGTGCAGGAGCACGGCCCGCGGGTGCTGGCCCTGTGCCGGGCCCGGGTCGACCCGGCAGATGTCGACGACGCGTGGAGCGAGACCTTCCTCGCCGCGCTGTCGGCCTGGCCGGACCTGTCGACGGACCTCGACGTGACGGCCTGGCTGACCACCGTGGCCCGCCGCAAGTGCATCGACATCCATCGGTCGCGGGCCCGCCGGCGCACCGACCCGGTCGCCGAGGTGCCCGAGGTCGTCGCGGCGGACGCCGAGACCGACGACGAAGGGGTGTGGCGTCACGTCGCCGGCCTGCCCGACAAGCAACGGCAGGTCATCACCTACCGCTACCTCGGGGGGCTGTCCTATGCCCGGATCGTCGGCCTCGTCGGTGGCACCGAGGCGGCCGCCAGGCGCGCTGCCAGCGATGGGCTGAAGTCCCTGCGAGAGAAGGAGATCCGATGA
- a CDS encoding methylated-DNA--[protein]-cysteine S-methyltransferase, translating to MTTRHARLPTRLGELTAVLDEACTGEGPVLIGLYFPGHWTLPEGADHGPEVAPTAEPVLGKLAAQLEEYLAGERRDFDIPIELRGGEHHQHVWALLEQIPHGETVSYGDLARETGSAAQAVGRAVGANPISILVPCHRVIGADGSITGYAGGLDRKRALLALEEPPAEDRGALF from the coding sequence ATGACGACCCGGCACGCGCGGCTCCCGACCCGCCTCGGTGAGCTCACCGCCGTGCTCGACGAGGCATGCACGGGCGAGGGGCCGGTCCTCATCGGTCTCTACTTCCCCGGCCACTGGACGCTGCCGGAGGGCGCCGACCACGGACCCGAGGTCGCCCCGACCGCCGAGCCGGTGCTGGGCAAGCTCGCCGCCCAGCTCGAGGAGTACCTCGCGGGGGAGCGGCGCGACTTCGACATCCCGATCGAGCTGCGCGGCGGCGAGCACCACCAGCACGTCTGGGCGCTGCTCGAGCAGATCCCCCACGGCGAGACGGTCAGCTACGGCGACCTGGCCCGCGAGACCGGGAGCGCCGCCCAGGCCGTGGGCCGCGCGGTCGGTGCAAACCCGATCTCGATCCTCGTGCCCTGCCATCGGGTCATCGGGGCGGACGGCTCGATCACCGGCTACGCCGGCGGGCTCGACCGCAAGCGCGCGCTGCTCGCCCTCGAGGAACCACCCGCAGAGGACCGCGGTGCCCTCTTCTGA
- a CDS encoding NADPH:quinone oxidoreductase family protein — MSIRAWQVQQLGEAADVLTLVDAPEPTPGPGQVRVRVRASAVNFADTLLCKGEYQVRPEPPFVPGMEVCGDVLEVGADVTHVAVGDRVLGGTALPHGGYSSECLMEGARTFPAPTGLDDAASAALMISYQTGWFGLHRRAALREGETLLVHAASGGVGSAAVQLGKAAGARVIGVVGGADKVEIAERLGCDVVIDRKVEDIITRVKEVTDGRGADVVYDPVGGPSYTASTKCIAFEGRIVVVGFASGRIPEPRLNHAMVKNYSILGLHLWLYEQHEPESMRACHADLVRLADAGQIEPLVAERFDFDEVPAALTRIAGGSSTGRIVVTASA, encoded by the coding sequence ATGAGCATCCGCGCATGGCAGGTCCAGCAGCTCGGCGAGGCCGCCGACGTCCTCACCCTCGTCGACGCACCCGAGCCGACGCCCGGCCCGGGGCAGGTGCGGGTGCGCGTGCGGGCGAGCGCGGTGAACTTCGCCGACACGCTCCTGTGCAAGGGCGAGTACCAGGTCCGGCCGGAGCCTCCCTTCGTCCCCGGCATGGAGGTCTGCGGTGACGTGCTCGAGGTCGGTGCGGACGTCACCCACGTCGCGGTCGGCGACCGGGTGCTCGGCGGCACCGCGCTGCCGCACGGCGGGTACTCGAGCGAGTGCCTCATGGAGGGCGCGAGGACCTTCCCGGCACCCACGGGGCTCGACGACGCGGCGAGCGCCGCGCTGATGATCAGCTACCAGACCGGGTGGTTCGGCCTGCACCGACGAGCCGCACTGCGCGAAGGGGAGACCCTCCTCGTCCACGCCGCCTCCGGTGGCGTCGGGTCGGCTGCCGTCCAGCTCGGCAAGGCCGCCGGTGCGCGCGTCATCGGCGTCGTCGGCGGCGCCGACAAGGTCGAGATCGCCGAGCGGCTCGGCTGCGACGTCGTCATCGACCGCAAGGTCGAGGACATCATCACGCGCGTGAAGGAGGTCACCGACGGGCGTGGCGCCGATGTCGTCTACGACCCGGTCGGCGGGCCGTCGTACACCGCGAGCACGAAGTGCATCGCCTTCGAGGGGCGGATCGTCGTCGTCGGCTTCGCCAGTGGGCGCATCCCCGAGCCGCGGCTCAACCACGCGATGGTGAAGAACTACTCGATCCTCGGGCTGCACCTGTGGCTCTACGAGCAGCATGAGCCGGAGTCGATGCGCGCCTGCCATGCCGACCTCGTCCGCCTCGCCGACGCGGGGCAGATCGAGCCGCTCGTGGCGGAGCGGTTCGACTTCGACGAGGTCCCGGCCGCGCTGACCCGCATCGCCGGTGGCTCGAGCACCGGACGCATCGTCGTCACCGCCTCTGCCTAG